One Amycolatopsis thermophila DNA segment encodes these proteins:
- a CDS encoding class I SAM-dependent RNA methyltransferase — protein MTDWTGRTLELEVGPVAHGGHCVSRVDGRVVFVRHALPGEVVRAEVTEDKGGSFCRAEAVEVLRAVPERVPPPCPLAVPGRCGGCDWQHATPEFQRELKARVVAEQLQRLAGLEWPVEVEALPGDVLGWRSRVRLVAGRDGRAGLRAHRSHRVVALEKCPITVPGALDAVLERRWRPGTEIEVTSDGDGRVHTRELATVRGKRRARQLTGGEAVQHAAGRDWRLQAHGFWQVHPAAAETFAGVVREWAAAPAGALAWDLYAGVGLFASVLAGQVGPSGQVVAVESGHRAVSDGERNLADLPQVSWRAGRTEEVLPSLPGQPEVVVLDPPRSGAGRAVAGALAAASPARVVYVACDPAALARDVAFFGEAGYRLERLRAFDAFPMTHHVECIALLTR, from the coding sequence GTGACGGACTGGACCGGGCGGACGCTGGAGCTCGAAGTGGGCCCCGTGGCCCACGGCGGGCACTGCGTGTCCCGTGTGGACGGTCGGGTCGTGTTCGTGCGGCACGCACTGCCCGGCGAGGTGGTGCGCGCCGAGGTGACCGAGGACAAGGGCGGTTCGTTCTGCCGGGCCGAGGCGGTCGAGGTGCTGCGGGCGGTGCCGGAGCGGGTCCCCCCGCCGTGCCCGCTGGCGGTGCCGGGGCGCTGCGGCGGGTGCGACTGGCAGCACGCGACGCCGGAGTTCCAGCGGGAGTTGAAGGCGCGCGTGGTGGCCGAACAGCTGCAGCGGCTGGCCGGGCTGGAGTGGCCCGTCGAGGTCGAGGCCCTGCCCGGCGACGTGCTCGGCTGGCGGTCCCGCGTCCGGCTGGTGGCCGGGCGGGACGGCCGGGCCGGGCTGCGGGCGCACCGCAGTCACCGCGTGGTCGCGCTGGAGAAGTGCCCGATCACGGTGCCGGGTGCGCTCGACGCGGTCCTGGAGCGGCGCTGGCGGCCGGGCACCGAGATCGAGGTGACCAGCGACGGTGATGGCCGGGTGCACACCCGGGAGCTGGCGACGGTGCGGGGCAAGCGGCGGGCGCGGCAGCTCACCGGTGGCGAAGCGGTGCAGCACGCGGCCGGCCGCGACTGGCGGTTGCAGGCGCACGGGTTCTGGCAGGTGCACCCCGCGGCGGCGGAGACCTTCGCCGGTGTGGTGCGGGAGTGGGCGGCGGCTCCGGCGGGTGCGCTGGCCTGGGACCTGTACGCCGGGGTCGGGCTGTTCGCGTCGGTGCTGGCCGGGCAGGTGGGGCCGTCCGGCCAGGTCGTGGCGGTGGAGTCGGGGCACCGGGCGGTCAGCGACGGTGAGCGGAACCTCGCCGACCTGCCGCAGGTGAGCTGGCGCGCGGGCCGGACCGAGGAGGTGCTGCCGTCGTTGCCCGGTCAGCCGGAGGTCGTGGTGCTGGACCCCCCGCGGTCCGGCGCCGGGCGCGCGGTGGCCGGGGCGCTGGCCGCGGCGTCGCCCGCCCGCGTCGTGTACGTGGCCTGCGACCCGGCGGCGCTGGCCCGCGACGTGGCCTTCTTCGGCGAGGCGGGGTACCGGCTGGAGCGGCTGCGGGCGTTCGACGCCTTTCCGATGACGCATCACGTGGAGTGCATCGCCCTGCTGACCCGCTGA
- a CDS encoding succinate dehydrogenase/fumarate reductase iron-sulfur subunit, producing the protein MKLVLKIWRQRDAADRGRLVRYEVDDLSPDMSFLEVLDVLNERLTAVGDEPVAFDHDCREGICGACGVVIDGTAHGPRAATTTCQLHLRHFADGQTVTVEPWRARAFPVVKDLVVDRGALDRIIEAGGYITAPTGSAPDAHATPVPKPDADLAFEAAACIGCGACVAACPNGSAMLFTAAKATHLGVLPQGAPERPARAAGMVAAQDAEGFGGCTNSGECTAVCPKGIPLDTIGHLNRNILGAALRSR; encoded by the coding sequence ATGAAACTGGTGTTGAAGATCTGGCGGCAGCGGGACGCGGCGGACCGCGGGCGGCTGGTGCGGTACGAAGTGGACGATCTGTCGCCGGACATGTCGTTCCTGGAGGTGCTCGACGTGCTGAACGAGCGCCTGACCGCCGTGGGTGACGAGCCGGTGGCGTTCGACCACGACTGCCGGGAGGGGATCTGCGGTGCGTGCGGCGTCGTGATCGACGGCACCGCGCACGGCCCCCGGGCGGCGACCACGACGTGCCAGCTGCACCTGCGGCATTTCGCGGACGGGCAGACGGTGACGGTGGAGCCGTGGCGGGCGCGTGCCTTCCCGGTGGTGAAGGACCTGGTGGTGGACCGGGGGGCGCTGGACCGGATCATCGAGGCGGGCGGCTACATCACCGCACCGACCGGCAGCGCGCCCGACGCCCACGCGACGCCCGTCCCGAAGCCCGACGCGGACCTCGCGTTCGAAGCCGCGGCGTGCATCGGCTGCGGTGCGTGTGTGGCGGCGTGCCCGAACGGATCGGCGATGCTGTTCACCGCCGCGAAGGCCACGCACCTGGGGGTGCTCCCGCAGGGCGCGCCGGAGCGGCCGGCCCGGGCGGCCGGCATGGTGGCAGCCCAGGACGCGGAGGGCTTCGGGGGCTGCACGAACAGCGGCGAGTGCACCGCGGTGTGCCCCAAGGGCATCCCGCTGGACACGATCGGGCACCTGAACCGGAACATCCTGGGCGCGGCGCTCCGCTCGCGGTGA
- a CDS encoding LysR family transcriptional regulator, whose amino-acid sequence MTLQQLLYFLAVAETRHFTRAAERAFVAQPSLSKQVRALEDELGAPLFSRARGNVGLTPAGEALLPIARRIVAEVDTARLAVGELVGLRRGRVRVGATPSLCVTVFAEVLHRFHRDYPGIELVVEESGSKDLARALTQGELDLAVLIASERADEAALTSVPLLSERLVVASPADVDLGGTITLGELRDRPLVMFREGYDLRDTTLQACRAAGFRPAFAVQGGEMDAVLRFVEVGLGVAIVPSLVLRGRPALRGTPLTGPEITRTIALAQRTDVEPTLAARAFRAELLAYLGDLDRAGALSPGVSPAPGHPPWS is encoded by the coding sequence ATGACGCTGCAGCAGCTGCTGTATTTCCTGGCCGTGGCGGAGACGCGGCACTTCACGCGCGCCGCCGAGCGGGCTTTCGTGGCGCAGCCCTCGCTCAGCAAGCAGGTGCGGGCCCTGGAGGACGAACTGGGCGCGCCGCTGTTCAGCCGGGCGCGCGGCAACGTCGGCCTGACCCCGGCCGGTGAGGCGCTGCTGCCGATCGCCCGGCGCATCGTCGCCGAGGTGGACACCGCCCGGCTGGCGGTGGGCGAGCTGGTCGGCCTGCGCCGCGGCCGCGTCCGGGTGGGGGCCACACCGAGCCTGTGCGTCACCGTGTTCGCCGAGGTGCTGCACCGGTTCCACCGCGACTACCCCGGCATCGAGCTGGTCGTCGAGGAGAGCGGGTCCAAGGACCTGGCGCGGGCGCTGACCCAGGGCGAACTGGACCTGGCCGTGCTGATCGCGTCGGAGCGCGCCGACGAAGCGGCCCTGACGTCGGTGCCGCTGCTGTCCGAGCGGCTGGTGGTGGCCTCGCCGGCCGACGTGGACCTGGGCGGGACCATCACCCTCGGCGAGCTGCGCGACCGTCCGCTGGTGATGTTCCGCGAGGGCTACGACCTGCGGGACACCACGCTGCAGGCCTGCCGCGCCGCCGGGTTCAGGCCGGCGTTCGCGGTGCAGGGCGGGGAGATGGACGCCGTGCTCCGCTTCGTCGAGGTGGGCCTCGGGGTGGCGATCGTGCCGAGCCTGGTGCTCCGCGGGCGGCCGGCTCTGCGGGGGACACCGCTGACCGGTCCGGAGATCACCCGGACCATCGCACTGGCCCAGCGGACCGACGTGGAGCCGACCCTCGCCGCTCGCGCGTTCCGGGCCGAGCTGCTGGCCTACCTGGGGGATCTGGACCGCGCGGGCGCCCTGTCCCCGGGGGTCTCGCCGGCGCCCGGCCACCCCCCGTGGTCTTGA
- the dxs gene encoding 1-deoxy-D-xylulose-5-phosphate synthase, with amino-acid sequence MTLLESVHGPADLKRMGHGQLEHLAGEIRDFLVDKVRRSGGHLGPNLGVVELTLALHRVFDSPKDAIIWDVGHQCYVHKLVTGRHGEFDLLRQQGGPSGYPSRAESEHDLVENSHASTALSYADGLSKAFELAGGGRHAVAVVGDGALTGGMCWEALNNIAAEPGRPVVIVVNDNGRSYSPTIGGFAEHLASLRLQPGYERMLDGGRDLLLNTPVVGKPIYAALHAAKAGIKDALSPQEMFSDLKLKYFGPVDGHDIAALEKAFQAAKAFGGPVVVHAVTEKGHGYPPAVNHEADQMHQTDPIDPETGLPKPKGLSWTAVFGDELAKIGEEREDVVAITAAMLRSTGLHEFAKRHPDRWFDVGIAEQHAMTSAAGLAMGGLHPVVAVYSTFLNRAFDQLLMDVALHRQPVTLILDRAGITGPDGPSHHGMWDLSLLGMVPGMRVAAPRDARTMREELREAVAVSDGPTALRFSKGSVTESVPARERVGVVDVLRKPREGAGADVLLVAVGAFAPLGLAAAERLADQGIGVTVVDPRWVLPVPHELVGMAREHRLVVTVEDSGRHGGFGSALSAVLRDAECDVPLRDLAVPQKFLPHGSREEVLAGVGLTAQDVARRVTEWASNLIREAQPETAPQD; translated from the coding sequence GTGACGCTGCTGGAGTCCGTGCACGGACCGGCCGACCTGAAGCGCATGGGACACGGCCAGCTCGAGCACCTGGCGGGGGAGATCCGCGACTTCCTGGTCGACAAGGTCCGCCGCTCCGGCGGTCACCTCGGCCCCAACCTCGGCGTGGTCGAGCTGACCCTGGCGCTGCACCGGGTGTTCGACTCGCCGAAGGACGCGATCATCTGGGACGTCGGTCACCAGTGCTACGTGCACAAGCTGGTGACCGGGCGGCACGGCGAGTTCGACCTGCTGCGGCAGCAGGGTGGCCCGTCCGGCTACCCGTCCCGTGCGGAGAGCGAGCACGACCTGGTGGAGAACAGCCACGCCTCCACCGCGCTGTCCTATGCGGACGGTCTGTCGAAGGCGTTCGAACTGGCCGGCGGCGGGCGGCACGCCGTGGCGGTCGTCGGCGACGGGGCGTTGACCGGCGGCATGTGCTGGGAGGCGCTGAACAACATCGCGGCCGAGCCGGGCCGCCCCGTGGTGATCGTGGTCAACGACAACGGCCGGTCGTACTCGCCCACGATCGGCGGGTTCGCCGAGCACCTCGCGTCGCTGCGCCTGCAGCCCGGCTACGAGCGCATGCTCGACGGCGGCCGCGACCTGCTGCTCAACACGCCGGTGGTGGGCAAGCCGATCTACGCGGCGCTCCATGCGGCCAAGGCCGGCATCAAGGACGCGCTGAGCCCGCAGGAGATGTTCTCCGACCTCAAGCTGAAGTACTTCGGGCCGGTCGACGGCCACGACATCGCTGCGCTGGAGAAGGCGTTCCAGGCGGCGAAGGCGTTCGGCGGCCCGGTCGTCGTGCACGCGGTCACCGAGAAGGGCCACGGTTACCCGCCCGCGGTGAACCACGAGGCCGACCAGATGCACCAGACCGACCCGATCGACCCGGAGACCGGCCTGCCCAAGCCGAAGGGCCTGAGCTGGACCGCCGTGTTCGGCGACGAGCTGGCCAAGATCGGTGAGGAGCGCGAGGACGTCGTGGCGATCACGGCCGCGATGCTGCGCTCCACTGGTCTGCACGAGTTCGCGAAGCGGCACCCGGACCGCTGGTTCGACGTCGGCATCGCCGAGCAGCACGCGATGACCTCGGCCGCGGGGCTCGCGATGGGCGGGCTGCACCCGGTGGTCGCGGTGTACTCGACGTTCCTCAACCGCGCGTTCGACCAGCTGCTGATGGACGTGGCCCTGCACCGCCAGCCGGTCACGCTGATCCTGGACCGCGCGGGCATCACCGGCCCGGACGGGCCGAGCCACCACGGCATGTGGGACCTGTCGCTGCTGGGCATGGTGCCCGGCATGCGGGTCGCGGCGCCGCGGGACGCGCGGACCATGCGGGAGGAGCTGCGCGAGGCGGTGGCCGTGTCCGACGGCCCGACCGCGCTGCGGTTCTCCAAGGGCAGCGTCACCGAGTCGGTGCCCGCGCGCGAGCGCGTCGGCGTGGTCGACGTGCTGCGCAAGCCCCGGGAGGGCGCGGGCGCGGACGTGCTGCTGGTCGCGGTCGGCGCGTTCGCGCCCCTCGGTCTCGCCGCCGCGGAACGGCTCGCCGACCAGGGCATCGGCGTGACGGTCGTCGACCCGCGCTGGGTGCTGCCGGTGCCGCACGAGCTGGTCGGGATGGCACGCGAACACCGGCTGGTCGTGACGGTCGAGGACAGCGGGCGCCACGGCGGCTTCGGCAGCGCGCTGTCGGCCGTGCTGCGCGACGCGGAGTGCGACGTGCCGCTGCGCGACCTGGCGGTGCCGCAGAAGTTCCTGCCGCACGGCTCCCGCGAGGAGGTGCTCGCCGGAGTGGGCCTGACGGCGCAGGACGTGGCGCGGCGCGTGACGGAGTGGGCGTCGAACCTGATCCGCGAAGCCCAGCCGGAGACGGCCCCGCAGGACTGA
- a CDS encoding succinate dehydrogenase cytochrome b subunit, producing the protein MALLERSPAPPRPRGLWSSTVGQKAIMAVTGLVLLLFVIAHMLGNLKFFVSAASFDHYAAWLRTILDSVLGHSGFLWVLRAGLVVCVVLHGVTAVRLARRARSARPVRYVRRGRVQGGYAARTMRWGGVILALFVVYHVLDLTTGDLNPNGVPGAVHDNVVADFRLWYVTLVYALAVVALGFHIRHGLWSALHSLGTSGAARRTAQGAALAVAVLVTAGYLSVPFTVVTGLAG; encoded by the coding sequence GTGGCCCTTCTCGAACGTTCCCCCGCACCACCACGACCCCGCGGACTGTGGTCCTCGACCGTCGGGCAGAAGGCGATCATGGCCGTGACCGGCCTGGTCCTGCTGCTCTTCGTCATCGCGCACATGCTGGGCAACCTGAAGTTCTTCGTCTCCGCCGCGAGCTTCGACCACTACGCCGCCTGGCTGCGGACGATCCTCGACAGCGTCCTCGGGCACTCCGGCTTCCTCTGGGTCCTGCGGGCCGGCCTGGTGGTCTGCGTCGTGCTCCACGGCGTGACCGCGGTACGCCTGGCGCGCCGCGCCCGCTCCGCCCGGCCGGTCCGGTACGTCCGGCGCGGGCGTGTCCAGGGCGGCTACGCGGCGCGCACCATGCGCTGGGGCGGCGTGATCCTCGCCCTGTTCGTCGTCTACCACGTGCTCGACCTGACCACCGGTGACCTGAACCCGAACGGGGTGCCGGGCGCGGTGCACGACAACGTCGTCGCCGACTTCCGGCTCTGGTACGTGACGCTGGTCTACGCGCTGGCCGTGGTGGCGCTCGGCTTCCACATCCGGCACGGGCTGTGGAGCGCGCTGCACAGCCTCGGCACGTCCGGCGCCGCGCGGCGCACCGCCCAGGGTGCCGCGCTCGCCGTCGCGGTGCTCGTCACCGCCGGCTACCTGTCCGTCCCGTTCACCGTCGTCACCGGATTGGCCGGGTGA
- a CDS encoding APC family permease, producing MSKIATATKRLLVGRPFRSDRLSHTLLPKRIALPIFASDALSSVAYAPEEIFLTLSVAGLSAYAYAPWIGVAVAVVMLVVVASYRQNVHAYPSGGGDYEVASTNLGGKFGLTVASALLVDYVLTVAVSTSSGVANIGSAIPFVAEHKVLCAVLIVVILTSMNLRGVRESGKTFAIPTYGFIIGILCMVAWGLFEALRGTPIRAESAGFQLHEETSLAGFAFFFLILRSFSSGAAALTGVEAISNGVPAFRKPKSKNAATTLLMMGVLAVTMLIGIITLAILTDVKFAEDPATQLAGAPAGYQQKTIVAQIAHAVFQNFSPAFYYISFVTGIILLLAANTAFNGFPVLASILAQDRYLPRQLHTRGDRLTFSNGILFLAAFALVLIFAFHAEVTKLIQLYIVGVFVSFTVSQAGMLRHWHRLLAHETEPGARRRMRRSQTVNAIGLTMTGTVLVIVLITKFLLGAWIAIAAMVAIYLLMTAIRRHYDRVAEELSALDGSAPTVLPSRNHAIVLVSKLHLPTLRAVAYAKAMRPDVLEAVTVNVDDAETRQLTAEWEAKGFKVPLKVIESPYREITRPVLDYVKRVRGDNPRDVVTVLIPEYVVGHWWEQLLHNQSALRLKGRLLFQPGVMVTSVPWQLESSAKALRRAARARPAAGDVRRGFFTDGAHRAGAGKDGGR from the coding sequence GTGTCGAAGATTGCGACCGCCACCAAACGGCTGCTCGTGGGCCGTCCGTTCCGCAGCGACCGGCTGTCCCACACCCTGCTCCCCAAGCGGATCGCGCTGCCGATCTTCGCCTCCGACGCGCTGTCGAGCGTGGCGTACGCGCCCGAGGAAATCTTCCTCACGCTGAGCGTCGCGGGGCTGTCGGCGTACGCCTACGCGCCGTGGATCGGTGTCGCCGTCGCCGTGGTCATGCTGGTCGTGGTGGCCTCCTACCGGCAGAACGTCCACGCCTACCCGAGCGGGGGAGGTGACTACGAGGTCGCCAGCACGAACCTGGGCGGCAAGTTCGGCCTGACCGTGGCCAGCGCGCTGCTGGTCGATTACGTCCTGACCGTGGCCGTGTCGACGTCGTCGGGTGTGGCCAACATCGGGTCGGCGATCCCGTTCGTCGCCGAGCACAAGGTGCTCTGCGCGGTGCTGATCGTGGTGATCCTGACCTCGATGAACCTGCGCGGCGTGCGCGAGTCGGGCAAGACCTTCGCAATTCCGACGTACGGGTTCATCATCGGCATTCTCTGCATGGTGGCCTGGGGCCTGTTCGAGGCGCTGCGCGGCACCCCGATCCGCGCCGAGAGCGCCGGGTTCCAGCTGCACGAGGAGACCTCGCTCGCCGGGTTCGCCTTCTTCTTCCTCATCCTGCGGTCGTTCTCCTCCGGCGCCGCCGCGCTGACCGGCGTGGAGGCCATCAGCAACGGCGTGCCCGCCTTCCGCAAGCCGAAGTCGAAGAACGCGGCGACCACCCTGCTGATGATGGGCGTGCTCGCGGTGACGATGCTGATCGGCATCATCACCCTGGCGATCCTCACCGACGTCAAGTTCGCCGAGGACCCGGCGACCCAGCTCGCCGGCGCGCCCGCGGGCTACCAGCAGAAGACGATCGTCGCCCAGATCGCGCACGCCGTCTTCCAGAACTTCTCGCCGGCGTTCTACTACATCTCGTTCGTCACCGGCATCATCCTGCTGCTGGCGGCGAACACCGCGTTCAACGGTTTCCCCGTGCTCGCGTCGATCCTCGCGCAGGACCGCTACCTGCCGCGGCAGCTGCACACCCGCGGCGACCGGCTGACCTTCTCCAACGGCATCCTGTTCCTCGCGGCGTTCGCGCTGGTGCTGATCTTCGCCTTCCACGCCGAGGTCACGAAGCTGATCCAGCTCTACATCGTCGGCGTGTTCGTGTCCTTCACCGTCAGCCAGGCCGGGATGCTGCGGCACTGGCACCGGCTGCTGGCCCACGAGACCGAGCCGGGTGCGCGGCGCCGGATGCGCCGGTCCCAGACGGTCAACGCGATCGGCCTGACCATGACCGGCACGGTGCTGGTGATCGTGCTGATCACCAAGTTCCTGCTCGGCGCGTGGATCGCGATCGCCGCGATGGTGGCGATCTACCTGCTGATGACCGCGATCCGGCGGCACTACGACCGGGTGGCGGAGGAGCTGTCCGCGCTGGACGGCTCCGCGCCGACGGTGCTGCCCTCGCGCAACCACGCGATCGTGCTGGTCTCCAAGCTGCACCTGCCGACGCTGCGCGCCGTGGCCTACGCCAAGGCCATGCGGCCGGACGTGCTCGAGGCCGTGACGGTCAACGTGGACGACGCCGAGACGCGCCAGCTCACCGCCGAGTGGGAGGCCAAGGGCTTCAAGGTGCCGCTGAAGGTGATCGAGTCGCCGTACCGGGAGATCACGCGCCCGGTGCTGGACTACGTCAAGCGCGTGCGCGGGGACAACCCGCGGGACGTGGTCACGGTCCTCATCCCGGAGTACGTCGTCGGCCACTGGTGGGAGCAGCTGCTGCACAACCAGAGCGCGCTGCGGCTCAAGGGGCGCCTGCTGTTCCAGCCCGGTGTGATGGTCACGAGCGTGCCCTGGCAGCTGGAATCCTCGGCGAAGGCGCTGCGGCGGGCGGCCCGCGCCCGGCCCGCGGCCGGTGACGTGCGCCGCGGGTTCTTCACCGACGGGGCGCACCGCGCGGGCGCCGGCAAGGACGGCGGACGGTGA
- a CDS encoding fumarate reductase/succinate dehydrogenase flavoprotein subunit, with amino-acid sequence MSTVYVEGTPISDTRAPDVPLAERWERRRFTARLVNPANRRRLSVIVVGTGLAGASAAATLAELGYQVRSFCYQDSPRRAHSIAAQGGINAAKNYRGDGDSVYRLFYDTVKGGDFRARESTVYRLAELSAGIIDQAFAQGVPFAREYGGLLDTRSFGGAQVSRTFYARGQTGQQLLLGAYQAMARQIHLGRIAMHPRTEMLDLVVVDGRARGVVVRDLVSGEISAHVADAVVLATGGYGNAFHLSTNAKGCNATAIWRAHRRGALFANPCFTQIHPTCIPVSGGHQSKLTLMSESLRNDGRVWVPAAAGDTRPPEEIPEADRDYFLERRYPAFGNLVPRDIASRAVKSVCDAGRGVGPGGLGVYLDFADAIERLGRDGVESRYGNLFAMYERITGDDPYRAPMRIYPAVHYTMGGLWVDYDLRSTIPGLFVIGEANFSDHGANRLGASALMQGLADGYFVLPTTIGDYLADGPFPDVGDLSGARAEVEGRIARLLAVDGDRSAEDFHRELGAVLWEHCGMSRSETGLRKALELIPALREEFWARLRVPGSGATLNQSLEKAGRVADFLELAELMCVDALHRAESCGAHFREESQTPDGEALRDDDAFSYVAAWEFTGAGRPPVLHREVLSFDHVAPSRRSYS; translated from the coding sequence GTGAGCACCGTGTACGTCGAAGGAACCCCGATATCCGACACCCGGGCGCCGGACGTGCCGCTCGCGGAACGCTGGGAGCGGCGGCGGTTCACCGCCCGTCTCGTGAACCCGGCCAACCGGCGACGGCTGTCGGTCATCGTGGTCGGCACCGGGCTGGCCGGCGCGTCGGCCGCGGCGACCCTGGCCGAGCTGGGCTACCAGGTCCGCTCGTTCTGCTACCAGGACAGCCCGCGGCGCGCGCACAGCATCGCCGCGCAGGGCGGGATCAACGCGGCCAAGAACTACCGCGGCGACGGGGACAGCGTGTACCGCCTGTTCTACGACACCGTGAAGGGCGGGGACTTCCGGGCGCGGGAGTCCACTGTGTACCGGCTCGCGGAGCTGAGCGCGGGGATCATCGACCAGGCCTTCGCGCAGGGCGTGCCCTTCGCCAGGGAGTACGGCGGTCTGCTGGACACCCGGTCGTTCGGCGGGGCGCAGGTGTCCCGGACCTTCTACGCCCGCGGGCAGACCGGGCAGCAGCTGTTGCTGGGCGCCTACCAGGCGATGGCGCGGCAGATCCACCTCGGGCGCATCGCGATGCACCCGCGCACGGAGATGCTCGACCTCGTCGTGGTGGACGGCCGGGCGCGCGGGGTCGTCGTGCGCGACCTGGTGAGCGGCGAGATCTCGGCCCACGTCGCGGACGCCGTGGTCCTGGCCACGGGCGGGTACGGCAACGCGTTCCACCTGTCCACCAACGCCAAGGGCTGCAACGCGACCGCGATCTGGCGGGCGCACCGGCGCGGCGCCCTGTTCGCCAACCCCTGCTTCACGCAGATCCACCCGACGTGCATCCCGGTCAGCGGCGGGCACCAGTCGAAGCTGACGCTGATGAGCGAGTCGCTGCGCAACGACGGCCGGGTGTGGGTGCCGGCCGCGGCGGGCGACACCCGGCCGCCCGAGGAGATCCCGGAAGCCGACCGCGACTACTTCCTGGAACGGCGGTACCCCGCGTTCGGCAACCTCGTGCCGCGCGACATCGCCTCTCGCGCGGTGAAGAGCGTGTGCGACGCGGGCCGCGGGGTCGGTCCCGGCGGGCTGGGCGTGTATCTGGACTTCGCCGATGCGATCGAGCGGCTCGGCCGCGACGGCGTGGAATCCCGCTACGGCAACCTGTTCGCGATGTACGAGCGGATCACCGGGGACGATCCGTACCGGGCGCCGATGCGGATCTACCCGGCCGTGCACTACACGATGGGCGGGCTGTGGGTCGACTACGACCTGCGCAGCACGATCCCCGGGCTGTTCGTGATCGGCGAGGCGAACTTCTCCGACCACGGCGCGAACCGGCTCGGGGCGAGCGCGTTGATGCAGGGGCTCGCGGACGGGTACTTCGTGCTGCCCACGACGATCGGCGACTACCTGGCGGACGGTCCGTTCCCGGACGTCGGGGACCTGTCCGGGGCGCGGGCGGAGGTCGAGGGCCGCATCGCGCGGCTGCTGGCCGTGGACGGTGACCGGTCGGCCGAGGACTTCCACCGCGAACTGGGCGCTGTGCTGTGGGAGCACTGCGGGATGAGCCGGAGCGAGACCGGGCTGCGCAAGGCGCTGGAGCTGATCCCCGCGCTGCGCGAGGAGTTCTGGGCGCGGCTGCGGGTGCCCGGTTCGGGCGCGACGCTGAACCAGTCGCTGGAGAAGGCCGGGCGGGTCGCGGACTTCCTCGAGCTGGCCGAGCTGATGTGCGTGGATGCCTTGCACCGCGCCGAATCCTGCGGCGCGCACTTCCGGGAGGAGAGCCAGACGCCCGACGGTGAAGCCCTGCGTGACGACGACGCGTTTTCGTACGTGGCCGCGTGGGAGTTCACCGGGGCGGGCCGGCCGCCGGTGCTGCACCGCGAAGTTCTGTCGTTCGACCACGTCGCCCCTAGCCGGCGGAGTTACTCATGA
- a CDS encoding DUF2786 domain-containing protein: MAESTVETFAVLLCDAAQRRLGELAARELAGPAYDDRLIDRAAELALREVLARLWRTGWQPRDVHQIALRRLGRQGVALTVDAIAGCAAAARRDQVAAIGAEVWWSPQEPLLGQWARRHRVERVPALLAVLAVLEALLPLPRLPEMPAPSAPARGVDEKVLARIRALLAKAESTSFPEEAEALSAKAQELMSRYAFEQALVSGPAAGAGSARRFWLEQPYLGPKSSLVTAVATANRCRAAFYAELGFVALVGHEVDLDLVELLSTSLLVQANEAMLAAGRRARTRSFRHAFLLAYAGRIGERLDEADRAAGDAVADSRLLPILARRRQEVDTLFTQLFPHTLRRTTTVSNGEGWAAGRAAADHARLTVERARLGGT, from the coding sequence GTGGCGGAGTCCACGGTGGAAACGTTCGCGGTCCTGTTGTGCGACGCGGCGCAGCGGCGGCTGGGGGAGCTGGCGGCGCGTGAGCTCGCCGGCCCGGCCTACGACGACCGGCTGATCGACCGGGCCGCGGAGCTGGCGCTGCGCGAGGTCCTGGCCCGGCTGTGGCGCACCGGCTGGCAGCCGCGTGACGTGCACCAGATCGCCCTGCGGCGGCTGGGCCGTCAGGGTGTCGCGCTGACCGTCGACGCCATCGCCGGCTGCGCGGCGGCCGCCCGGCGGGACCAGGTCGCCGCGATCGGGGCCGAGGTCTGGTGGTCGCCGCAGGAGCCGCTGCTGGGGCAGTGGGCGCGACGGCACCGGGTGGAGCGCGTACCCGCGCTGCTGGCCGTCCTGGCGGTGCTGGAGGCGTTGCTGCCGCTGCCGCGGTTGCCGGAGATGCCCGCGCCGTCCGCACCCGCGCGCGGGGTGGACGAGAAGGTGCTCGCGCGGATCCGGGCGCTGCTCGCGAAGGCGGAGTCGACGTCGTTCCCGGAGGAGGCGGAAGCGCTGTCGGCCAAGGCGCAGGAGCTGATGAGCCGGTACGCGTTCGAGCAGGCGCTGGTGAGCGGGCCCGCCGCCGGTGCGGGGTCGGCGCGCCGGTTCTGGCTCGAACAGCCCTACCTCGGGCCGAAGTCGTCGCTGGTCACGGCGGTGGCGACGGCCAACCGGTGCCGGGCCGCGTTCTACGCCGAGCTCGGGTTCGTCGCGCTGGTCGGGCACGAGGTCGACCTGGACCTCGTCGAGCTGCTGTCGACCTCCCTGCTGGTCCAGGCGAACGAGGCGATGCTCGCGGCCGGGCGCCGGGCGCGGACCCGTTCGTTCCGGCACGCGTTCCTGCTCGCCTACGCCGGCCGGATCGGGGAGCGGCTGGACGAGGCCGATCGCGCCGCGGGCGACGCTGTCGCGGACTCGCGCCTGCTCCCGATCCTGGCCCGGCGCAGGCAGGAGGTGGACACGCTGTTCACCCAGCTGTTCCCGCACACCCTGCGCCGCACGACGACCGTCAGCAACGGCGAGGGCTGGGCGGCGGGCCGGGCAGCCGCCGACCACGCCCGGCTGACGGTGGAGCGGGCGAGGTTGGGCGGCACCTGA